One part of the Vicia villosa cultivar HV-30 ecotype Madison, WI unplaced genomic scaffold, Vvil1.0 ctg.000189F_1_1, whole genome shotgun sequence genome encodes these proteins:
- the LOC131625131 gene encoding elongation factor 2-like, producing MVKFTADELRRIMDLKHNIRNMSVIAHVDHGKSTLTDSLVAAAGIIAQEVAGDVRMTDTRADEAERGITIKSTGISLYYEMTDASLKSFKGERNGNEYLINLIDSPGHVDFSSEVTAALRITDGALVVVDCVEGVCVQTETVLRQALGERIRPVLTVNKMDRCFLELQVDGEEAYQTFSRVIENANVIMATYEDPLLGDVQVYPEKGTVAFSAGLHGWAFTLTNFAKMYASKFGVDESKMMERLWGENFFDPATKKWTTKNTGSATCKRGFVQFCYEPIKQIINTCMNDQKDKLWPMLTKLGVTMKSEEKDLMAKPLMKRVMQTWLPASTALLEMMIFHLPSPHTAQRYRVENLYEGPLDDQYANAIRNCDPDGPLMLYVSKMIPASDKGRFFAFGRVFAGKVSTGLKVRIMGPNFVPGEKKDLYVKSIQRTVIWMGKRQETVEDVPCGNTVALVGLDQFITKNATLTNEKEVDAHPIRAMKFSVSPVVRVAVQCKVASDLPKLVEGLKRLSKSDPMVVCTIEESGEHIVAGAGELHLEICLKDLQDDFMGGAEIIKSDPVVSFRETVLERSCRTVMSKSPNKHNRLYMEARPLEDGLAEAIDDGKIGPRDDPKIRSKILSEEYGWDKDLAKKIWCFGPETTGPNMVVDMCKGVQYLNEIKDSVVAGFQWASKEGALSEENMRGICFEVCDVVLHTDAIHRGGGQVIPTARRVIYASQLTAKPRLLEPVYMVEIQAPEQALGGIYSVLNQKRGHVFEEMQRPGTPLYNIKAYLPVIESFGFSSQLRAATSGQAFPQSVFDHWDMMSSDPLEAGSQAAQLVTDIRKRKGLKEQMTPLSDFEDKI from the exons ATG GTGAAGTTTACAGCTGATGAGTTACGTCGCATTATGGACCTCAAGCACAACATCAGGAATATGTCTGTCATTGCTCATGTTGACCACG GAAAATCAACTTTGACAGATTCccttgttgctgctgctggaatTATAGCACAAGAGGTTGCTGGAGATGTCAGGATGACAGATACCCGTGCCGATGAAGCTGAGCGTGGTATCACTATTAAGTCTACCGGTATCTCTCTATACTATGAGATGACTGATGCTTCTCTCAAGAGTTTTAAGGGGGAGCGTAATGGGAATGAGTATCTTATTAATCTCATTGATTCACCTGGGCACGTTGATTTCTCATCTGAGGTTACTGCTGCACTTCGTATTACTGATGGAGCACTAGTGGTGGTGGATTGTGTTGAGGGAGTTTGTGTGCAAACTGAAACTGTGCTGCGACAGGCTCTTGGAGAAAGGATTAGGCCTGTGCTTACTGTTAACAAGATGGACAGATGCTTTCTTGAACTCCAAGTCGATGGAGAGGAGGCATATCAGACATTTTCAAGGGTTATTGAGAATGCCAATGTCATTATGGCTACCTATGAAGATCCTCTTCTCGGTGATGTTCAGGTGTATCCTGAGAAAGGAACAGTTGCTTTCTCTGCTGGTCTCCATGGCTGGGCTTTTACTTTGACCAACTTCGCTAAGATGTATGCCTCCAAGTTTGGTGTTGATGAGTCCAAAATGATGGAAAGACTCTGGGGtgagaatttctttgatcctGCTACTAAGAAATGGACCACCAAGAATACTGGTTCAGCCACTTGCAAACGTGGGTTTGTTCAGTTCTGTTATGAGCCTATCAAGCAGATTATTAACACATGTATGAATGATCAGAAGGACAAATTGTGGCCTATGCTTACGAAGCTTGGGGTCACCATGAAGTCTGAGGAGAAGGACCTTATGGCTAAGCCATTGATGAAGCGTGTCATGCAGACCTGGCTCCCAGCAAGCACTGCACTACTTGAAATGATGATCTTTCATCTTCCTTCTCCACATACAGCTCAGAGGTATCGTGTTGAGAATTTGTATGAGGGTCCCCTTGATGATCAATATGCTAATGCTATCAGAAATTGTGATCCTGATGGTCCTCTGATGCTTTATGTGTCAAAGATGATTCCAGCTTCTGATAAAGGAAGATTTTTTGCTTTTGGCCGTGTATTTGCTGGTAAAGTTTCAACAGGTTTGAAGGTCAGAATTATGGGACCAAATTTTGTACCTGGGGAGAAGAAAGATTTGTATGTGAAAAGTATTCAGAGAACTGTCATTTGGATGGGAAAGAGACAGGAGACTGTTGAGGATGTTCCTTGTGGTAACACTGTTGCCTTGGTTGGTTTGGATCAATTTATCACCAAGAATGCAACTTTGACAAATGAGAAGGAAGTCGATGCACACCCTATTCGTGCTATGAAGTTTTCTGTCTCACCTGTTGTGCGTGTTGCTGTTCAGTGCAAGGTTGCTTCAGATCTTCCTAAGCTTGTTGAAGGTCTGAAACGTCTTTCTAAGTCAGATCCTATGGTTGTTTGTACCATTGAGGAGTCTGGAGAACACATTGTTGCTGGTGCTGGAGAGCTTCATCTAGAGATCTGTTTGAAGGACTTGCAGGATGATTTCATGGGTGGAGCTGAAATTATCAAATCTGACCCTGTTGTGTCATTCAGAGAGACTGTTCTTGAGAGGTCATGCCGCACAGTGATGAGTAAGTCACCCAACAAGCACAACCGTTTGTACATGGAAGCAAGACCTTTGGAAGATGGGCTTGCAGAGGCCATTGATGATGGAAAGATTGGTCCAAGGGATGACCCCAAGATTCGTTCTAAAATCTTGTCAGAAGAGTATGGTTGGGATAAGGATCTTGCTAAGAAAATCTGGTGTTTTGGACCTGAGACCACTGGACCCAACATGGTGGTTGATATGTGTAAGGGAGTTCAGTACTTGAATGAAATTAAGGATTCTGTAGTTGCAGGTTTCCAATGGGCATCCAAAGAAGGTGCTTTGTCAGAAGAAAACATGAGAGGCATCTGCTTTGAAGTGTGTGATGTTGTGTTGCACACTGATGCTATCCACAGAGGTGGTGGTCAGGTCATCCCTACTGCTAGGAGGGTCATATATGCATCACAGCTGACAGCCAAGCCCAGGCTTCTTGAGCCTGTTTACATGGTTGAAATCCAAGCTCCCGAGCAAGCTCTTGGTGGTATCTACAGTGTTCTTAACCAGAAACGTGGGCATGTGTTTGAAGAAATGCAGAGACCGGGTACTCCACTTTACAACATCAAAGCATACCTCCCTGTTATTGAGTCCTTTGGATTCTCCAGTCAGTTGAGGGCTGCAACATCTGGACAGGCTTTCCCCCAGTCTGTGTTTGATCACTGGGACATGATGTCCTCAGATCCCTTGGAGGCTGGATCACAAGCTGCACAACTTGTTACTGATATTCGTAAGAGAAAGGGTTTGAAGGAGCAGATGACACCACTCTCCGATTTCGAAGACAAGATTTaa